Part of the Legionella adelaidensis genome is shown below.
ATAAATTATCGCCTGTTATTCCTGAGCGCGTAATAAAAAGAGCCCCCTCCGCAGAGCTTGCCCCCAACCAAAAAGATCAAGACGCTTTACCAGACTATGCCATTTTGGATGGTATTTTGCGTTTATATATTGAGAAAAATTTAAGTACACAAGCAATCATTAAGAAAGGGTTTTCCGAAAAAGACGTCAGTCGAGTTATACGTCTCATCATCCGTAACGAATATAAAAGAAGGCAAAGTCCTCCAGGAATAAAAATTAGTAATTGCAATTTTGATAGAGATTGGCGCTATCCTATCACCTCCGGATTTGAGCATTTTCTTCGTAAGATTTAGATAGAAAATCCCTTGCAAAATATACCTAAATCGCTAACATGGAGTAACTTTTTATATAAAGGGATGTTATGAAAATTTTGCTTGCCTCAACTGCGTTATTAGCCTCTCAATTTGTTTTTGCCGCACCCCCCATAGATGGTTGGTATGCCAGTGTGTTTGGCGGGTATGCTTATATACCAAACAATGTTAGTAAAACCATTAATCTCTTAACTTATACAGACGTCAATTATGAATCAGGATGGGATACTGGTGGCAGTTTTGGCTATAAAAGCACTCCTATGCGTTATGAAGCAGAACTTACTTATCTTACTGCAGATGTTGATCACTTCCGGATTAATAATATAAGGCAAGCGAATGGGAGTGGCTCGGTTAATACCTTCGTTGCCATGGCAAATATATATTATGATTTTCCTGGAATAGTTGCGCCTTCAATAGAGCCATACGTAGGTGCGGGTTTAGGTTATGGGCACGTTAAGTCAGAATTAAAAAATACCACTCAATTTTTTAGTACCACCTTTTCAGGCGCTAACAGTGTGTTTGCTTATCAAGGGATGGCAGGTTTAACCTTCAACTTTGCAGAAAATTATGCTGCCAGCATTGGATATCGCTACTTAGCCACAGATAAAGTGGATGAACTGGGTAAGATTTTTCAAGCACATATGGCAAATATTGGCCTGACATATCGTTTTGATGAAGTTCGTTATAAGTAATCATTGATCAAGGATAGAAATGAAAAAACTGTTTTTAATAAGCTTGCTCCTCGTATGTGTTACTCCCCTAAATGCAGCCAACCCAAAAACCGGGTGGTATGGACAAATTTTAGTAGGTGGAAACTATGCTTTCCCTAATGATATTACCTTTATCGATCCCAACACATTATTAGTTACTGAAGGCGATTTAAAATACACAGGTTACGGACAAATCGCCCTGGCCGTTGGCTATCGATTCTTTCCACAGTTTCGTGCAGAAGCAGAGTTTTTGCTCATGGGCAATCGCTATAAAGAAATTACAGCGAATGGCAACACTTATATATATGCTACCAAAAATCTCAACCTCCGATTCGAAGGGCAAACCAATACTGGGGCCGTATTAGCTAATGGTATCTTTGATTTTGTTGGTCCCGGAATGGATTTTGCCCCTTATGTTGGTGCTGGGATTGGTTATGCACGCATCAATAACTCGCTAAAGTTTTATTTAAACAATCAATATGTCCAAGGGACACGAATAAATGATTCATTCGATACCCCAGTAGTTCAAGGAATTCTTGGTGCTGGCTATTATCTCGATGATTTAACCTGGTTTGGTTTGGATTTTCGTTATATGGTTGCCCAAGCTCTTAATCAGTCCTCTTCCACTGAAGTTATCGATCAACCTCTTCATGTGGCCTCAATTAATTTATCATTCTCCGGCATGATTGATTGCTGGTAAAAGAGATATCTATGCATTACCACATCTTACCCTCTATTCTCTCGGCAGACTTAACTCGATTAGGAGAAGAAGTAGATGCGGTAATGCAAGCAGGTGCAGACATGATCCACTTTGATGTTATGGATAATCATTATGTACCCAATCTCACTTTCGGTCCTATCTTATGTCAAAATCTTCGTACACGATTTCCCACGCTGCCTATCGATGTACATTTAATGGTTACACCTGTAGATCACCTTATCGAAAAATTTGCGGAAGCAGGCGCTACTCGAATTAGCATTCATCCCGAAGCTACTCTACATTTGGATAGAAGCTTACAATTAATTAAACAAAAAGGGTGTGAAGCAGGCTTGGTCTTAAATCCAGGAACATCAATTAATCATATACAATGGGTAAAGCAGTATTTGGATTTTATTTTAGTGATGACGGTCAATCCGGGTTTCGCGGGGCAAAAACTTATACCCTCTGCTCTTCACAAAGTGAAAGAGATCCATCGTAAGTATCCAACGATACCATTATGTGTCGATGGGGGTATCGATATACATACCATTTCTGAAGCCGCCAAAGCCGGAGCTACTCAGTTTGTTGCCGGGTCCGCTATCTTTACTCAAGATAATTATAAAAATACTATCGCTCAACTGCGCCAACAATTAAATCAGGTTTAATTTTTAAATGAAAATATTGGTTGTCTTTCTTCTCATTTTTAATTTTTCTAACTCATTTGCCATAACCGGCAAAGAATACATGGAACGCTTCCAGGTATATCAACAATGGAGTGAAAATTTACCCGTAACAACTACCCCGGCATTTTTACAATTTATTGAAAGCGATACACCATTAGCGAATAAGCTGCGGGAAAAATGGTTATATCAATTGGCTCATAACAAAGACTGGTCTACATTCCTGGAACATTATAAAGAAACAGAAAATATAAGTTTACAGTGCCTGTCATTACTTGCGTTGTATAATCAAGGCAAAGAGCAAGAAGCATTATTAAAAGCCAAGGTACTTTGGGTTAATGGTAACTCGCAGCCGCCTGCCTGCAATCAACTGTTCGATTATCTCATTGCAAGCAATACACTAGAGCCTTCATTAATAGATCAACGCATTGAGCTCGCGTTAGAAAATAAGAACGTTTCATTAGCTCGATACC
Proteins encoded:
- a CDS encoding outer membrane beta-barrel protein, with amino-acid sequence MKKLFLISLLLVCVTPLNAANPKTGWYGQILVGGNYAFPNDITFIDPNTLLVTEGDLKYTGYGQIALAVGYRFFPQFRAEAEFLLMGNRYKEITANGNTYIYATKNLNLRFEGQTNTGAVLANGIFDFVGPGMDFAPYVGAGIGYARINNSLKFYLNNQYVQGTRINDSFDTPVVQGILGAGYYLDDLTWFGLDFRYMVAQALNQSSSTEVIDQPLHVASINLSFSGMIDCW
- a CDS encoding outer membrane protein → MKILLASTALLASQFVFAAPPIDGWYASVFGGYAYIPNNVSKTINLLTYTDVNYESGWDTGGSFGYKSTPMRYEAELTYLTADVDHFRINNIRQANGSGSVNTFVAMANIYYDFPGIVAPSIEPYVGAGLGYGHVKSELKNTTQFFSTTFSGANSVFAYQGMAGLTFNFAENYAASIGYRYLATDKVDELGKIFQAHMANIGLTYRFDEVRYK
- the rpe gene encoding ribulose-phosphate 3-epimerase; this translates as MHYHILPSILSADLTRLGEEVDAVMQAGADMIHFDVMDNHYVPNLTFGPILCQNLRTRFPTLPIDVHLMVTPVDHLIEKFAEAGATRISIHPEATLHLDRSLQLIKQKGCEAGLVLNPGTSINHIQWVKQYLDFILVMTVNPGFAGQKLIPSALHKVKEIHRKYPTIPLCVDGGIDIHTISEAAKAGATQFVAGSAIFTQDNYKNTIAQLRQQLNQV